Proteins from a single region of Mumia flava:
- a CDS encoding FtsW/RodA/SpoVE family cell cycle protein produces the protein MSTPAPSTPAVVHRKRRNAEAALIALALVIVIFAFCAVGLGTRGEIPPFVGGLAALVTLIAVATHVVVRFVAPYADPVLVPLVVALNGLGIAMLYRLDLAGVGRVGGGSQEFAGKQMIWTGVGLAAFVAVLLVVRDHRKLQRYTYTFGLAALVLLVLPLLPVIGKTINGARIWVGVGPLSLQPGEFAKICLAIFFAGYLVVKRDALALAGRRILGVDLPRGRDLGPILVGWLASLGILVFQRDLGSSLLFFGLFVVMLYVATERPGWLVVGTLLFVGGAAFAATTISHVQSRIDAWLHPFPVTAGSDQLVQGLFGMAWGGLLGRGLGQGSPYLTPFSYSDFIFASMGEELGLAGAMAILLMYGLLVERGLRIALLCRDGFGKLLATGLAVSIALQVFVVVGGVTRVIPLTGLTTPFMSYGGSSILANWMIVALLLRISDQSRRPPPETAPVQFDDSTQVVKL, from the coding sequence GTGAGCACACCTGCCCCGTCCACGCCCGCCGTCGTCCACCGCAAGCGGCGCAACGCCGAGGCGGCCCTGATCGCGCTCGCCCTGGTGATCGTGATCTTCGCGTTCTGCGCTGTCGGGCTCGGGACGCGCGGGGAGATCCCGCCGTTCGTGGGCGGCCTCGCGGCGCTGGTCACGCTGATCGCCGTCGCGACGCACGTCGTCGTCCGGTTCGTCGCCCCGTACGCCGACCCGGTGCTCGTCCCGCTCGTCGTCGCCCTGAACGGCCTCGGGATCGCGATGCTGTACAGGCTCGACCTCGCCGGGGTGGGACGTGTCGGCGGCGGATCGCAGGAGTTCGCCGGCAAGCAGATGATCTGGACAGGCGTCGGTCTCGCGGCCTTCGTCGCGGTCCTCCTGGTCGTACGAGACCACCGCAAGCTCCAGCGCTACACCTACACCTTCGGCCTCGCCGCCCTCGTGCTGCTGGTCCTCCCGCTGCTGCCCGTGATCGGCAAGACGATCAACGGTGCGCGGATCTGGGTCGGTGTCGGCCCGCTGAGCCTCCAGCCCGGCGAGTTCGCCAAGATCTGCCTGGCGATCTTCTTCGCCGGCTACCTGGTCGTGAAGCGCGACGCACTCGCGCTGGCGGGTCGGCGGATCCTGGGGGTCGACCTGCCGCGCGGGCGTGACCTCGGGCCGATCCTCGTCGGCTGGCTCGCGAGCCTCGGGATCCTGGTCTTCCAGCGTGACCTCGGCTCGTCGCTGCTGTTCTTCGGCCTCTTCGTCGTGATGCTCTACGTGGCGACCGAACGACCGGGCTGGCTGGTGGTCGGCACGCTGCTGTTCGTGGGTGGCGCCGCCTTCGCCGCCACGACGATCTCGCACGTCCAGAGCCGGATCGACGCGTGGCTGCACCCGTTCCCCGTGACCGCCGGCAGCGACCAGCTCGTGCAGGGCCTGTTCGGGATGGCGTGGGGCGGACTCCTCGGGCGAGGTCTGGGTCAGGGAAGCCCGTACCTCACACCGTTCTCCTACTCCGACTTCATCTTCGCCTCGATGGGCGAGGAGCTGGGTCTGGCCGGCGCGATGGCGATCCTGCTGATGTACGGCCTGCTGGTCGAGCGCGGACTGCGGATCGCCCTGCTGTGCCGCGACGGATTCGGCAAGCTGCTCGCCACCGGGCTCGCCGTCTCGATCGCGCTCCAGGTGTTCGTCGTCGTCGGCGGCGTGACGCGGGTGATCCCGCTGACCGGTCTGACCACCCCGTTCATGTCGTACGGCGGCTCGTCGATCCTCGCGAACTGGATGATCGTCGCGCTGCTGCTGCGGATCAGCGACCAGAGCCGACGGCCTCCGCCGGAGACCGCGCCGGTCCAGTTCGACGACTCGACGCAGGTGGTGAAGCTGTGA
- a CDS encoding peptidoglycan D,D-transpeptidase FtsI family protein, protein MNRPVRVMSIICLGLFLSLLISTNYIQFFNADTLNAKNGNRRVIDEEFSRDRGPILVAGKPIAESVASDDRWEFQRTYPNGRLFADITGYFSYTYGRSGLEQSQDDILSGSDSRLFVNRVVDLIGSNQPRGGSVSVTINRKAQRAAADGLDALPGDAQGAVVALDPSTGAILAMTGSPTYNPNRLASHDLDDVQKAWDELTSNPDEPMLNRGTQQILPPGSTFKLVTAAAAMESLDLNPDSQVKAGSALTFPGMDYALVNEGGSNCGGDRITLTQALEVSCNVAFGNLALEMGQDALADQAAAFGFGENDFDQLASNASQFTAESDTELNDPQLAQSGIGQFEVAATPLQMAMVTGAIANGGALMKPYLVSTVRSPDLKVLETADPEKIRDATSSRTAAGVSQMMVDVVDNGTGTSAAIPGIDVGGKTGTAQSTASRPPYAWFVSFAPADDPKVAVAVVVESSSTGRGDISGGRLAGPIARSVMEAVLGQ, encoded by the coding sequence GTGAACCGCCCCGTCCGCGTGATGTCGATCATCTGCCTGGGGCTCTTCCTCTCGCTGCTGATCTCGACGAACTACATCCAGTTCTTCAACGCCGACACCCTGAACGCCAAGAACGGCAACCGCCGGGTGATCGACGAGGAGTTCTCCCGCGACCGCGGGCCGATCCTGGTCGCCGGCAAGCCGATCGCCGAGTCGGTCGCGAGCGACGACCGCTGGGAGTTCCAACGGACGTACCCGAACGGCCGGCTGTTCGCCGACATCACCGGGTACTTCTCCTACACCTACGGCCGCAGCGGCCTGGAGCAGTCCCAGGACGACATCCTGTCCGGCAGCGACAGCAGGCTGTTCGTCAACCGCGTCGTCGACCTGATCGGGTCCAACCAGCCGCGCGGCGGCTCCGTCTCGGTCACGATCAACCGCAAGGCGCAGCGCGCCGCCGCCGACGGGCTCGACGCCCTCCCCGGCGACGCGCAGGGCGCCGTCGTGGCCCTCGACCCGTCCACCGGGGCGATCCTCGCGATGACCGGCAGCCCGACCTACAACCCGAACCGCCTGGCCAGCCACGACCTCGACGACGTCCAGAAGGCGTGGGACGAGCTCACCTCGAACCCTGACGAGCCGATGCTCAACCGCGGCACGCAGCAGATCCTGCCTCCGGGCTCGACCTTCAAGCTCGTGACCGCGGCCGCCGCGATGGAGAGCCTCGACCTCAATCCCGACAGCCAGGTGAAGGCGGGCTCCGCGCTGACCTTCCCCGGGATGGACTACGCGCTGGTGAACGAGGGCGGCAGCAACTGCGGCGGCGACCGGATCACGCTGACGCAGGCGCTCGAGGTCTCCTGCAACGTCGCCTTCGGCAACCTCGCGCTCGAGATGGGTCAGGATGCGCTCGCCGACCAGGCCGCGGCGTTCGGGTTCGGTGAGAACGACTTCGACCAGCTCGCCTCGAACGCCAGCCAGTTCACGGCCGAGTCCGACACCGAGCTGAACGATCCCCAGCTCGCCCAGAGCGGCATCGGCCAGTTCGAGGTCGCGGCCACGCCGCTGCAGATGGCGATGGTGACCGGCGCGATCGCCAACGGCGGCGCCCTGATGAAGCCGTACCTCGTCTCCACCGTGCGCTCTCCGGACCTGAAGGTGCTGGAGACGGCCGACCCGGAGAAGATCCGCGACGCCACGTCGTCGCGGACCGCCGCCGGGGTCAGCCAGATGATGGTCGACGTGGTCGACAACGGGACGGGCACCTCGGCCGCGATCCCCGGGATCGACGTCGGGGGCAAGACCGGGACCGCCCAGTCCACCGCGTCGCGCCCGCCCTACGCGTGGTTCGTGTCGTTCGCACCGGCCGACGACCCGAAGGTCGCGGTGGCGGTGGTGGTGGAGTCCTCGAGCACCGGGCGCGGGGACATCTCGGGCGGCCGGCTCGCCGGTCCGATCGCCCGTTCGGTGATGGAAGCGGTGCTGGGACAGTGA
- the pknB gene encoding Stk1 family PASTA domain-containing Ser/Thr kinase, whose amino-acid sequence MTETPPGPGQGFAGPPTEYGRLGDRYEIGGLLGRGGMADVRIGRDLRLGRTVAIKRLRTDLASDPTFLARFRREAQSAAALNHPSIVAVYDTGEATGPDGHTVPFIVMEYVEGRTLRDLLREMERDGRKILPERSLEVTADILAALDYSHRAGIIHRDIKPANVMLTPGGQVKVMDFGIARAVADSSSAMTQTAAVVGTAQYLSPEQARGETVDARSDIYSTGCLLYELLTGRPPFQGDSPVSVAYQHVREEAPPPSTFNPEVSPQVDRVVARALAKRTEDRYQSAADMRADIERVLAGQPTAAMAAPTAAYAAVPPAPPTDTLPPANLPPAEEEEGKKKTWIWVLSALAAVLLIGLAAWGVPKLIGDDPPPVDTVAMPDVSGKTQRAAERQLTGPDYEFTIGEVIPQPSADVEEGNVISTDPPAETEVEVGADTMVDIVVSTGPEKVTVPYLVGKKLKAAREELESLGLSAEVVETDSDRPRNEVINTSPSFGAEVDPGTSVTLTISKGQAEVPDVVGMSREDAEQTLSDAGFDVRVIETASDEEAGTVLEQIPGSGEKVDPGETIVITVSTGPEETDEPTPEDPGFTDENGDGIPDDVQTGP is encoded by the coding sequence ATGACGGAAACGCCTCCCGGACCCGGACAGGGCTTCGCGGGCCCCCCGACCGAGTACGGCCGCCTGGGCGACCGGTACGAGATCGGCGGGCTGCTCGGACGTGGTGGCATGGCGGACGTGCGGATCGGTCGCGACCTGCGGCTCGGCCGGACGGTCGCGATCAAGCGGCTGCGCACCGACCTGGCCAGCGACCCGACCTTCCTCGCCCGGTTCCGGCGCGAGGCGCAGTCGGCCGCCGCCCTGAACCACCCGTCGATCGTCGCCGTCTACGACACCGGCGAGGCGACCGGCCCTGACGGCCACACGGTGCCGTTCATCGTGATGGAGTACGTCGAGGGGCGCACCCTGCGCGACCTGCTGCGCGAGATGGAGCGGGACGGCCGCAAGATCCTCCCGGAGCGCTCCCTCGAGGTCACCGCCGACATCCTGGCGGCCCTCGACTACAGCCACCGGGCGGGCATCATCCACCGCGACATCAAGCCGGCGAACGTCATGCTGACGCCGGGCGGCCAGGTCAAGGTGATGGACTTCGGGATCGCCCGCGCCGTCGCCGACTCCTCGTCGGCCATGACCCAGACGGCCGCGGTCGTCGGCACCGCCCAGTACCTCTCCCCGGAGCAGGCGCGCGGCGAGACCGTCGACGCACGCTCCGACATCTACTCGACCGGATGCCTGCTCTACGAGCTGCTGACCGGCCGACCGCCGTTCCAGGGCGACAGCCCCGTCTCCGTCGCGTACCAGCACGTCCGCGAGGAGGCACCGCCGCCGTCGACGTTCAACCCTGAGGTCTCGCCGCAGGTCGACCGCGTCGTCGCGCGCGCGCTGGCGAAGCGCACCGAGGACCGCTACCAGAGCGCCGCCGACATGCGTGCCGACATCGAGCGCGTGCTCGCCGGTCAGCCCACGGCCGCGATGGCGGCGCCCACCGCGGCGTACGCTGCCGTGCCGCCGGCGCCGCCGACCGACACGCTGCCCCCCGCGAACCTCCCTCCGGCCGAGGAGGAGGAGGGCAAGAAGAAGACCTGGATCTGGGTCCTCTCCGCGCTGGCAGCCGTGCTCCTGATCGGCCTCGCGGCCTGGGGGGTGCCCAAGCTCATCGGAGACGACCCGCCGCCGGTCGACACGGTCGCCATGCCCGATGTCAGCGGCAAGACCCAGCGTGCCGCCGAGCGTCAGCTCACCGGGCCGGACTACGAGTTCACGATCGGCGAGGTCATCCCGCAGCCGAGCGCTGACGTCGAGGAGGGCAACGTCATCTCGACCGATCCGCCCGCCGAGACCGAGGTCGAGGTCGGGGCGGACACCATGGTCGACATCGTGGTCAGCACCGGTCCCGAGAAGGTGACGGTCCCGTACCTCGTGGGCAAGAAGCTCAAGGCGGCCCGTGAGGAGCTCGAGAGTCTCGGGCTCAGCGCCGAGGTCGTCGAGACCGACTCCGACCGTCCCCGCAACGAGGTGATCAACACGTCCCCGTCGTTCGGCGCCGAGGTCGACCCCGGCACGTCGGTGACCCTGACGATCTCGAAGGGTCAGGCCGAGGTCCCCGACGTGGTCGGGATGTCGCGCGAGGATGCCGAGCAGACGCTGAGCGATGCGGGCTTCGACGTCCGGGTGATCGAGACCGCCTCCGACGAGGAGGCGGGGACGGTGCTCGAGCAGATCCCGGGCTCGGGTGAGAAGGTCGACCCGGGCGAGACGATCGTCATCACCGTCTCGACCGGCCCCGAGGAGACCGACGAGCCGACGCCGGAGGACCCCGGGTTCACCGACGAGAACGGTGACGGCATCCCCGACGACGTCCAGACCGGACCGTAG
- a CDS encoding DUF881 domain-containing protein gives MSDTEDPDRRRRTPWSFAVPVVMLAAGGLFAMSAVNADGTDLRDDDVDLPTLVQERRSKVDSEQQVIDDLRSQIDDLTQEVDNERIDDVRAEADALRSGAGFTEVTGPGLQVALDDAPREVEVSGLDPNLLVVHQQDIQAFVNALWAGGAEAITLQGQRLISTTGIKCVGNTVILDGVPYSPPYVIEAVGNPTTLYTALGRSQAVDIYRDYVEEYQLGLDITTRSQVVAPAYSTSVDLQYAQRLG, from the coding sequence GTGAGCGACACCGAGGACCCCGACCGGCGGCGACGCACGCCCTGGTCGTTCGCGGTCCCGGTGGTCATGCTGGCCGCCGGCGGGTTGTTCGCGATGAGCGCGGTGAATGCCGACGGGACCGATCTCCGCGACGACGACGTCGACCTCCCCACCCTGGTCCAGGAGCGGCGCAGCAAGGTCGACTCCGAGCAGCAGGTGATCGACGACCTGCGCTCGCAGATCGACGACCTGACCCAGGAGGTCGACAACGAGCGGATCGACGACGTCCGCGCGGAGGCCGACGCGCTGCGGTCGGGGGCGGGCTTCACCGAGGTCACGGGCCCGGGTCTCCAGGTCGCTCTCGACGACGCCCCGCGCGAGGTCGAGGTCAGCGGACTCGACCCCAACCTCCTCGTCGTGCACCAGCAGGACATCCAGGCGTTCGTCAACGCCCTGTGGGCCGGCGGCGCGGAGGCGATCACCCTTCAGGGCCAGCGGCTGATCTCGACGACCGGCATCAAGTGCGTCGGCAACACCGTCATCCTCGACGGCGTGCCGTACTCCCCGCCGTACGTGATCGAGGCGGTCGGCAACCCCACGACGCTCTACACCGCGCTCGGACGGTCCCAGGCCGTCGACATCTACCGCGACTACGTCGAGGAGTACCAGCTCGGGCTCGACATCACGACCCGGTCGCAGGTGGTCGCGCCGGCGTACTCCACCTCGGTCGACCTGCAGTACGCCCAGCGGCTGGGCTGA
- a CDS encoding cell division protein CrgA: MSEAESSKSAAESDPSRSGNPAKRAEADAKQKSAATAKKTKPVKIGNRWAAPLMIACAVIGLVWIVLFYTAGNDIPVMQDLQGWNLVIGMGFIVAAFGFAMKWE, from the coding sequence GTGTCCGAAGCCGAGTCGTCCAAGTCCGCCGCCGAGTCGGATCCGTCGCGCTCCGGCAACCCTGCCAAGCGCGCAGAAGCCGACGCGAAGCAGAAGTCCGCTGCGACGGCCAAGAAGACGAAGCCGGTCAAGATCGGCAACCGCTGGGCGGCCCCGCTGATGATCGCGTGCGCCGTGATCGGCCTGGTGTGGATCGTGCTGTTCTACACAGCCGGCAACGACATCCCGGTGATGCAGGATCTCCAGGGCTGGAACCTCGTGATCGGGATGGGCTTCATCGTCGCGGCGTTCGGCTTCGCGATGAAGTGGGAGTGA
- a CDS encoding rhomboid family intramembrane serine protease: MTQPPEGPAPGAPAPPHCYLHPDRETYISCQRCGKPICPDCMREASVGYQCPTCLRVGQAQVRQPRTAAGGLVPGRPGTVSMTLIGINVVVFVIATVTGGGVSALMEWGAMLARSVVAHPRTPDEQLLTGVADGAYWRMLTSAFLHWNWLHILLNMYALYLFGPLLERYLGSARFLAAYLTAAVGSSVFVYWLSPVYGLTAGASGAIFGLFAMALVVMYKQGADLRPLLVLLGLNVAFTLFGSSISWQGHLGGFLTGLLLGAAFAYAPRERRALVQYATFGVLWLGILVATIARTAQLT; encoded by the coding sequence GTGACCCAGCCGCCCGAGGGGCCGGCGCCCGGCGCGCCTGCCCCGCCGCACTGCTACCTGCACCCCGACCGGGAGACGTACATCTCCTGCCAGCGCTGCGGCAAGCCGATCTGCCCGGACTGCATGCGCGAGGCCTCGGTCGGCTACCAGTGCCCGACCTGCCTGCGGGTCGGGCAGGCCCAGGTCCGGCAGCCGCGCACGGCGGCGGGTGGCCTGGTGCCCGGGCGGCCCGGGACGGTGTCGATGACCCTGATCGGGATCAACGTCGTCGTCTTCGTGATCGCCACCGTGACCGGGGGTGGGGTCAGCGCCTTGATGGAGTGGGGCGCCATGCTTGCCCGGTCGGTCGTGGCGCACCCCAGGACTCCGGACGAGCAGCTTCTCACCGGCGTCGCCGATGGCGCCTACTGGCGCATGCTGACTTCGGCGTTCCTGCACTGGAACTGGCTGCACATCCTGCTGAACATGTACGCCTTGTACCTGTTCGGCCCGCTGCTCGAACGCTATCTCGGTTCGGCTCGCTTCCTCGCGGCGTACCTCACAGCAGCGGTCGGGTCTTCGGTGTTCGTGTACTGGCTCTCGCCCGTCTACGGGCTGACGGCCGGCGCCTCCGGGGCGATCTTCGGACTCTTCGCGATGGCGCTCGTGGTGATGTACAAGCAGGGCGCTGACTTGCGGCCCCTGCTCGTGCTGCTGGGTCTCAACGTCGCCTTCACGCTCTTTGGATCCAGCATCAGCTGGCAGGGTCACCTCGGGGGTTTTCTCACCGGTCTCCTCCTCGGCGCCGCCTTCGCCTACGCGCCCCGGGAGCGGCGAGCGCTCGTCCAGTACGCCACCTTCGGGGTGCTGTGGCTCGGGATCCTCGTCGCTACCATCGCTCGGACGGCCCAGCTCACCTGA
- a CDS encoding peptidylprolyl isomerase: protein MANQPTVTLKTNRGDIVITMFGDHAPKTVDNFVGLATGSKTWRDPETGADRNDPFYDGLTFHRVIDSFMIQGGDPVGNGTGGPGFEFEDEFHPDLQFDKPYLLAMANAGPGTNGSQFFITTVATPHLNRRHTIFGEVADDDSKRVVDAIGTTATGRMDRPVDPVVIETVVVES, encoded by the coding sequence GTGGCGAACCAGCCCACCGTGACGCTGAAGACGAACCGCGGCGACATCGTGATCACCATGTTCGGCGACCACGCGCCGAAGACCGTCGACAACTTCGTCGGCCTGGCGACCGGCAGCAAGACGTGGCGTGACCCGGAGACGGGCGCCGATCGCAACGACCCGTTCTACGACGGCCTGACGTTCCACCGCGTCATCGACTCGTTCATGATCCAGGGCGGCGACCCGGTCGGGAACGGCACCGGCGGCCCCGGCTTCGAGTTCGAGGACGAGTTCCACCCCGACCTGCAGTTCGACAAGCCGTACCTCCTCGCGATGGCCAACGCCGGGCCGGGGACGAACGGCTCCCAGTTCTTCATCACGACCGTCGCGACGCCGCACCTGAACCGTCGCCACACGATCTTCGGCGAGGTCGCCGACGACGACAGCAAGCGCGTCGTCGACGCGATCGGGACCACCGCCACCGGTCGGATGGACCGCCCGGTCGATCCGGTCGTGATCGAGACCGTCGTCGTCGAGAGCTGA
- a CDS encoding enoyl-CoA hydratase/isomerase family protein, with the protein MTVELSRDNGGVAILTIAAPPVNLYTTDLHDAFEAALDAIEAEPPRALLIRAEGRVVSGGVDVGLFDAQSSAAEGKVLFDRMLELPLRIAALDLPVVFAAHGLCLTWALEVALACDLIVASDRARFGLVEKVVGLTPTMGGTQRFASRAGIGRAKEFVMTGDLYDAATLERWGVVNRVHPADELDDAVGALVASLAAGPTRAHAATKEVLRRVEAGGVAAADEAITSIAAALYDTEDMRNAIRSFLTDGPGKATYTGR; encoded by the coding sequence GTGACTGTCGAGCTCTCCCGTGACAACGGCGGCGTCGCGATCCTCACGATCGCGGCGCCGCCGGTCAACTTGTACACCACCGACCTGCACGACGCCTTCGAGGCAGCGTTGGACGCGATCGAGGCCGAACCGCCCCGGGCGTTGCTGATCAGGGCCGAGGGCAGGGTCGTCTCCGGAGGCGTCGACGTCGGGCTCTTCGACGCGCAGTCCTCGGCTGCGGAGGGCAAGGTGCTCTTCGACCGGATGCTCGAGCTCCCGCTGCGGATCGCTGCGCTCGATCTGCCGGTCGTGTTCGCGGCCCACGGCCTGTGCCTGACCTGGGCTCTCGAGGTCGCGCTCGCCTGCGACCTGATCGTCGCGTCCGACCGTGCGCGGTTCGGGCTCGTCGAGAAGGTCGTCGGCCTGACCCCGACGATGGGCGGGACACAGCGATTCGCCTCCCGCGCCGGCATCGGTCGGGCGAAGGAGTTCGTGATGACCGGCGACCTCTACGACGCGGCGACCCTCGAGCGTTGGGGCGTGGTGAACCGCGTGCACCCCGCCGACGAGCTGGACGACGCCGTCGGTGCGCTGGTCGCGTCCCTCGCCGCCGGCCCGACACGCGCCCACGCCGCGACCAAGGAGGTGCTGCGGCGGGTCGAGGCCGGTGGCGTGGCAGCGGCCGACGAGGCGATCACCTCGATCGCGGCGGCGCTGTACGACACCGAGGACATGCGCAACGCGATCCGCTCGTTCCTCACCGACGGGCCCGGCAAGGCGACGTACACCGGTCGCTGA
- a CDS encoding DUF3817 domain-containing protein produces the protein MERLLTTYRVFALIVSVFVIFVVGGWILKMLVDEGSGLYSFGELTASISPVHGLFYMILLVVTAMLSRRAGWPVGFTIATMLLATIPFVSFLAEHRATERTREAMAAEQAALASE, from the coding sequence GTGGAACGGCTTCTCACGACCTACCGGGTCTTCGCGCTGATCGTCAGCGTCTTCGTGATCTTCGTCGTCGGCGGGTGGATCCTGAAGATGCTGGTCGACGAAGGATCCGGGCTCTACTCCTTCGGCGAGCTCACCGCGTCGATCTCGCCGGTGCACGGACTCTTCTACATGATCCTGCTGGTCGTCACCGCGATGCTGTCGCGGCGCGCAGGGTGGCCGGTCGGCTTCACCATCGCCACGATGCTGCTGGCGACGATCCCGTTCGTGAGCTTCCTCGCCGAGCACCGCGCGACCGAGCGCACCCGCGAGGCGATGGCCGCGGAGCAGGCAGCGCTCGCCTCGGAGTAG
- a CDS encoding SURF1 family protein, translating to MTAPHDDQPSGPRVGWFSRRLWGLHALVVVAVVFCLFMGLWQMGVYDTRREHERADQQAVPEVALTEVLGPDDAFTATANHRPVELTGTYAPAGDQVWVSGRDQDGTDGYWLVAPVLVDGVEAGAAGRPPALLVVRGWSAEAGDVPEPAAGQVTISAVLQAGDARGSGLDPDSRVIDGVRIPALVNDLPYDLYGGYGIVTDQTPPESADLAPVAPPDPEVSWSAGLRNLAYAIQWWIFGAFAVFMWWRMCTDLRNGPGGDRPSGARPAPKPLATAE from the coding sequence GTGACCGCACCGCACGACGACCAGCCATCCGGCCCACGGGTCGGATGGTTCTCGCGGCGCCTGTGGGGGCTGCACGCGCTGGTCGTCGTGGCGGTGGTGTTCTGCTTGTTCATGGGGCTGTGGCAGATGGGGGTGTACGACACCCGGCGCGAGCACGAGCGCGCCGACCAGCAGGCGGTCCCGGAGGTCGCCCTCACCGAGGTCCTCGGTCCCGACGACGCCTTCACGGCGACGGCCAACCATCGCCCGGTCGAGCTCACCGGCACGTACGCTCCCGCCGGCGACCAGGTGTGGGTCTCCGGACGCGACCAGGACGGCACGGACGGCTACTGGCTGGTGGCCCCGGTCCTGGTCGACGGCGTCGAGGCGGGCGCGGCCGGGCGTCCGCCGGCGCTGCTCGTCGTCCGGGGGTGGTCGGCGGAGGCGGGCGACGTTCCCGAGCCCGCCGCCGGCCAGGTCACGATCTCCGCGGTCCTGCAGGCAGGCGACGCCCGCGGGAGCGGACTCGACCCCGACTCCCGTGTGATCGACGGCGTACGGATCCCGGCGCTGGTCAACGACCTCCCCTACGACCTGTACGGCGGGTACGGGATCGTCACGGACCAGACCCCGCCCGAGAGCGCGGACCTGGCGCCGGTCGCACCGCCGGATCCCGAGGTCTCCTGGAGCGCGGGTCTGCGCAACCTCGCGTACGCGATCCAGTGGTGGATCTTCGGCGCGTTCGCGGTGTTCATGTGGTGGCGGATGTGCACCGACCTGCGCAACGGACCGGGTGGCGACCGTCCGTCCGGCGCCCGGCCCGCACCGAAGCCGCTTGCGACCGCTGAGTAA